The DNA window tactactacacactactatataaagtatactactactacacactgctatatacagtacactactactacacaccactatataaagtatactactactactatatacagtatactactacactatactactacacactactatatacagtatactactatATTCAGTACATTGTTCATCAGCAGATTGTCATGGTTTTTCAAGGTTTTCCTTGGTATGGgcattgacgtgtgtgtgtgtgtgtgtgtgtgtgtgtgtgtgtgtgtgtgtgtgtgtgtgtgtgtgtgtgtgtgtgtgtaggtattgtTCATAATTATAGATGTAACGGGACCAGTCAGTCATGTCCTGAAGTACTTCGGTCTTTCCGAGGGCGACGCCCCCGCTGTACGCATCATCAACACCGACACCGCCAAGAAGTTCGCTCTGATTGGACAGATAAAGGCCGCCACACTCCAAACGTTCTGTCAGGGAGTTCTGGACGGAACCGTGAAGGTAAACAATCACCCAACAATCATATCACTCCTACTACTAGCGCTAGCTAATCACATAACACATACTACTAGACTTAGCCAATCCCATCACTCCTGACCATACTGCCAACGTATCATATCACTCCTACTACTAGACTTAGCCAATCCCATCACTCCTGCTACTAGACTTAGCCAATCACATCACTCCTACTACTAGACTTAGCCAATCACATCACTCCTACTACTAGAGCTAGCCAATCACATCACTCCTACTACTAGAGCTAGTCATTCACATCATTCCTGACCCTACTGCCAACGTATcacatcacccctactactagaGCTAGCCAATcacatcacccctactactagaGCTAGCCAATcacatcacccctactactagaGCTAGCCAATCACATCACTCCTACTACTAGAGCTAGCCAGTCACATCACTCCTACTAATAGAGCTAGCCAGTCACATCACTCCTACTACTAGAGCTAGCCAGTCACATCACTCCTACTGCTAGAGCTAGCCAATCACAATACTCCCACGTACCCCTACAGCCACACAGGGTGTAAAGTTTAGAGGTCAGGATTAGGGTCTAATTGTTTGTTATGGTTCCAGGCCCACTTTCTCAGTGAGGATGTACCTGAGGACTGGGAtaagggtcaggggttaggggtcaggagtttaaggttagaggtcaggggttagaggttagtggTCAGGGGTTAGAGATCAGAGATTAGTGGTCAAGAGTTAGAGATGAGAGGTtatgggttagaggtcaggggttagaggttatgggttagaggtcaggggttagaggttagagtatAACTGTGTGTTGTGGTTACAGTCTCACCTGCTGAGCGAGGAGGTACCAGAAGACTGGGATAAAGGACCCGTTAAAGTTCTGGTCGGGAAGAACTTTGAGGCTGTCGCCCTCGACAACAACAAGAATGTCTTCGTAGAGTTCTGTAAGTCAACTATTCCTGTATCAATCATCAGCAGTTCAACGTCCAAGGCGTGGCATAATAAATCCTCTCTGTACTACAGATTACTGCTAAAATAAAGGAagcacttgagtaaatgaggatacaaagtatattgaaagcaggtgtgcaggtgtggttcctgagttaattaagcaattaacatcccatcatgcttagggtcacgTATAagaatgctgggcaggccattattttggccacCGTGGCTCTGCTCCCATAGGATGACactgcccccatccacagggtatGAGTGGTCGCTgaatgatgtaaaccatatgccatggccgtctcagtcaccagagcTACAATTGAACACTTACGGTTCTGGAAGGGCGGAGTCAGTGTTTTCCAACGTCAACAAAAAAACTCTTTATTGtgaaagaatggtgtcgcatccctccgaCAGAGTTCCAGACACCTGTAGAATCTGAGGTGAAGCTGTTTGGCTGGTCGTCGTGGTGAAGACTTATTAACCCACCATcttggtgtttcctctatttagccagttacctgttacctgtcgctagtggtgtttcctctattttgccagttacctgtcgctagtggtgttccctctatttagccagttacctgtcgctagtggtgttccctctatttagccagttacctgtcgctagtggtgtttcctctattttgccagttacctgtcgctagtggtgtttcctctattttgccagttacctgtcgctagtggtgttccctctatttagccagttacctgtcgctagtggtgtttcctctatttagccagttacctgttacctgttgctagtggtgtttcctctatttagccagttaccagTTCCCTGTcactagtggtgtttcctctatttagccagttccctgtcgctagtggtggttcctctatttagccagttccagttacctgtcgctagtggtgtttcctctatttagccagttacctgttacctgtcgctagtggtgtttcctctatttagccagttaccagttccctgtcgctagtggtgtttcctctatttagccagttacctgttacctgtcgctagtggtgtttcctctatttagccagttacctgttacctgtcgctagtggtgtttcctctatttagcctgttacctgtcgctagtggtgtttcctctatttagcctgttacctgtcgctagtggtgtttcctctatttagcctgttacctgttacctgtcgctagtggtgtttcatctatttagccagttacctgttacctgtcgctagtggtgtttcctctatttagccagttccctgttacctgtcgctagtggtgtttcctctatttagcctgttacctgttacctgtcgctagtggtgtttcctctatttagcctgttacctgtcgctagtggtgtttcctctatttaggcctgtttacctgtcgctagtggtgtttcctctatttagcctgttacctgtcgctagtggtgtttccctctatttagccagttacctgtcgctagtagTGTTTCCtatatttagccagttacctgttacctgtccctaagtggtgttccctctatttagccagttacctgttacctgtcgctagtggtgtttcctctatttagccagttacctgttacctgtcgctagtggtgtttcctctatttaggcctgttacctgttacctgtcgctagtggtgttccctctatttagccagttacctgtttcctgtcgctagtggtgtttcctctatttagccagttaccagttacctgtcgctagtagtgtttcctctatttagccagttacctgttacctgtcgctagtggtgttccctctatttagccagtttacctgtcgctagtggtgtttcctctatttagccagttacctgttacctgtcgctagtggtgttccctctatttagccagttacctgttacctgtcgctagtggtgttttcctctatttagccagttacctgttacctgtcgctagtggtgttccctctatttagccagttacctgtcgctagtggtgtttcctctatttagccagttacctgtcgctagtagtgtttcctctatttagccagttacctgttacctgtcgctagtggtgttcctctatttagcctgttacctgtcgctagtggtgtttcctctatttagccagttacctgttacctgtcgctagtggtgttccctctatttagccagttacctgtcgctagtggtgtttcctctatttagccagttacctgtcgctagtggtgtttcctctatttagccagttacctgtcgctagtggtgttccctctatttagccagctccctgttacctgtcgctagtggtgtttcctctatttagccagttacctgttacctgtcgctagtggtgtttcctctatttagcctgtTACCCTGtccgctagtggtgtttcctctatttagcctgttacctgtcggctagtggtgtttcctctatttagcctgttacctgtcgctagtggtgtttcctctatttagcctgttacctgtcgctagtggtgtttcctctatttagcctgttacctgtcgctagtggtgttttcctctatttagccagttacctgttacctgtcgctagtggtgtttcctctatttagcctgtttacctgtcgctagtggtgtttcctctatttagcctgttacctgtcgctagtggtgtttcctctatttagcctgttacctgtcgctagtggttgtttcctctatttagccagttacctgttacctgttcgCTAGTGGTGTTCCTCTATTtagcctgttacctgtcgctagtggtgtttcctctatttagcctgttacctgtcgctagtggtgtttcctctatttagccagttacctgtcgctagtagTGTTTCCtatatttagccagttacctgttacctgtccctagtggtgttccctctatttagccagttacctgttacctgtcgctagtggtgtttcctctatttagccagttacctgttacctgtcgctagtggtgtttcctctatttagcctgttacctgttacctgtcgctagtggtgttccctctatttagccagttacctgtttcctgtcgctagtggtgtttcctctatttagccagttaccagttacctgtcgctagtagtgtttcctctatttagccagttacctgttacctgtcgctagtggtgttccctctatttagccagttacctgtcgctagtggtgtttcctctatttagccagttacctgttacctgtcgctagtggtgttccctctatttagccagttacctgttacctgtcgctagtggtgtttcctctatttagccagttacctgttacctgtcgctagtggtgttccctctatttagccagttacctgtcgctagtggtgtttcctctatttagccagttacctgtcgctagtagtgtttcctctatttagccagttacctgtttacctgtcgctagtggtgttcctCTATTTAGGCCTGTACCTGTCGCTAgtgtgtttcctctatttagccgttacctgttacctgtcgctagtggtgttccctctatttagccagttacctgtcgctagtggtgtttcctctatttagccagttacctgtcgctagtggtgttccctctatttagccagttccctgttacctgtcgctagtggtgtttcctctatttagcctgttaccctgttacctgtcgctagtggtgtttcctctattagccagttacctgttacctgtcgctagtggtgtttcctctatttagcctgttacctgtcgctagtggtgtttcctctatttagcctgtTCCTGTCGCTAGTGTGTTTCCTCTATTTTAGCCTGTTACCTGTCCGctatggtgtttcctctatttagcctgttacctgtcgctagtggtgtttcctctatttagcctgttacctgtcgctagtggtgtttccctATTTGAGCCCTGTTTACCTGTTACTGTCCGCCTAGTGGTGTTTCCCTCTATTtagcctgttacctgtcgctagtggtgtttcctctatttagcctgttacctgtcgctagtggtgtttcctctatttagcctgttacctgttacctgtcgctagtggtgtttcctctatttagcccagttacctgttacctgtcgctagtggtgtttcctctattagccagttacctgttacctgtcgctagtggtgtttcctctatttagccagtttacctgttacctgttgctagtggtgtttcctctatttagccagttacctgttaacctgtcgctagtggtgtttcctctatttagccagttacctgttacctgtcgctagtggtgtttcctcttttagccagttacctgttacctgtcgctagtggtgtttcctctatttagccagttacctgttacctgtcgctagtggtgtttcctctatttagccagttacctgttacctgtcgctagtggtgtttcctctatttagccagttacctgttacctgtcgctagtggtgtttcctctatttaccagttacctgtcgctagtggtgtttcctctatttagccagttacctgtcgctagtggtgtttcctctatttagccagttacctgtcgctagtgctgtttcctctatttagccagttacctgtcgctagtgctgtttcctctatttagccagttacctgtcgctagtgctgtttcctctatttagccagttacctgtcgctagtggtgtttcctctatttagccagttacctgtcgctagtggtgttccctctatttagccagttacctgtcgctagtggtgtttcctctatttagccagttaacctgtcgctagtggtgttttcctctatttagccagtttaCCTGtccgctagtggtgtttcctctatttagccagttacctgtcgctagtggtgtttcctctatttagccagttacctgtcgctagtggtgtttcctctatttagccagttacctgttacctgtcgctagtggtgtttcctctatttagccagttacctgtccGCTAGTAGCTAGCTAAGTGTAAGTTGAGCTtagctagcgaacgttagctAAAGATAGTGTGCCTGTGGTGTAGATGCCCCATGGTGCGGTCACTGTAAGGAGCTGGCTCCAGTCTGGGAGAAGCTGGCAGAGAagtaacccaaaccctaactagctagcgaacgttagctGAAGATAGTGTGCCTGTGTGTAGATGCCCCATGGTGCGGTCACTGTAAAGAGCTGGCTCCAGTCTGGGAGAAGCTGGCAGAGAAGTACGCTGACCGGGATGACATCATCATTGCCAAGATGGACGCCACGACCAATGAGGTGGAGGGAGTTTCTGTGTCTGGCTTCCCTACACTAACGATACTACCCTGCTGGAGAAGACAGCAAGGTAACCTTTAACCCTTATCCTCTGACCCTGGAGGAGTCACACACAATCTATCGAAGGATAGAAAGACTACACTGTCACATCCTCTATCACAActtgtctgtgtgttggagagcAATGAGGAAGAGATTTGAACAGTCAGGCATCATGATAAAAACCAGTCACACCTGAAAGTCTGTCTACTATAACAAtaccctatgtctctctctctctgtgtgcgtgtgtgtaggagGTAGAGTACAGTGGGACCAGAGACTTGGAGACGTTTGCTATGTTCCTGGACAATGGAGGACAGCTTCcgaaggtggaagaggaggatgatgaaaGAGGAGGTGACTAAATTATGCAAACCCCTCCCACTCTAAGCTCTTCTGACCAATCCCCTGTCACTGTTTAATACAAACCCCTCCCACTACAGCTCTCTTGACcaatcccctctctccttctgacAGGTCACTGATGAGTCATCGCCACCGCCAGCCAATGAGACGTCTAAAGACGAGCTGTAAAGGACCGAACCAATCAGAGTAGTTATTGGTTTCTATGGTTTCTCTTGGTTTAATAATAAAAGTGATTTGATTCTGAAGTCTGGAGTGGCGAGTCTTTatagaggagacaaggagaggaaacaAGGATAGACAACTAGGAGAGGAGACGACGAGAGCAAACAACTTTAGACTGTTGAGATgcacacagagatagagacacacacagatatagggacacacagagatagacacacacatagagagacacacagacacatagagagacacacagacacagatagagacggacagagacacagacggacagagacacagacggacagagacacagacggacagagacacagacggacagagacacagacggacagagacacagacggacagagacacagacggacagagacacagacggacagagacacagacggacagagacacagacggacagagacacaga is part of the Oncorhynchus kisutch isolate 150728-3 unplaced genomic scaffold, Okis_V2 scaffold2263, whole genome shotgun sequence genome and encodes:
- the LOC116369611 gene encoding LOW QUALITY PROTEIN: protein disulfide-isomerase A2-like (The sequence of the model RefSeq protein was modified relative to this genomic sequence to represent the inferred CDS: deleted 1 base in 1 codon), which translates into the protein VLFIIIDVTGPVSHVLKYFGLSEGDAPAVRIINTDTAKKFALIGQIKAATLQTFCQGVLDGTVKSHLLSEEVPEDWDKGPVKVLVGKNFEAVALDNNKNVFVEFYAPWCGHCKELAPVWEKLAEKYADRDDIIIAKMDATTNEVEGVSVSGFPTLRYYPAGEDSKEVEYSGTRDLETFAMFLDNGGQLPKVEEEDDERGGH